In one Rhopalosiphum padi isolate XX-2018 chromosome 3, ASM2088224v1, whole genome shotgun sequence genomic region, the following are encoded:
- the LOC132925738 gene encoding uncharacterized protein LOC132925738 — MAKKVFGIFNIPKKTGPILPSLPDLKEHLQNVQLVIVHNTLDLVSKRKRTEPEFLKNFVVTTTTAAEHEDSNNETNLIDYWKVHAYYPIIDEVVNNLKTRFSAESLNLAISIDHFFNLDYEKSSFFIQQYKDLLKVDLNSLQAEMMVAKNCIQNYNNKPEPGPEQKNQINLFKKNITISTFPNVYKLLNLALTLPISPASCERSFSTMRRINTYIRSTMTQDRFSSLAILNIERDISNNIDSNDILNIYSKTNRRLEL; from the exons ATGGCTAAAAAAGTGTtcggtatatttaatatacctaaaaaaacAGGACCAATCTTACCATCTCTACCTGATTTAAAGGAACATTTACAAAATGTACAGCTTGTTATTGTTCACAATACCTTGGATTTAG tatCTAAACGGAAAAGAACAGAGCCTGAATTTCTGAAAAATTTTGTTGTAACTACAACAACTGCAGCTGAACACGAGGACTCTAATAATGaaactaatttaattgattactgGAAAGTACATGCTTACTATCCAATAATAGACGAGGTTGTAAATAATCTGAAGACAAGATTTTCTGCGGAGAGTTTGAATTTGGCAATTTCTATTGATCACTTTTTCAATCTGGACTATGAAAAAagttcattttttattcaacaatataag GATTTACTGAAAGTTGATTTGAATTCACTTCAAGCTGAAATGATGGTTGCCAAAAACTGtattcaaaactataataataaacctgAACCGGGACctgaacaaaaaaatcaaataaatttattcaaaaaaaatataactatttcaaCTTTTCCTAAtgtatataaacttttaaatttagctCTGACCTTACCAATTTCTCCAGCATCATGTGAGAGGTCATTTTCGACAATGAGACGTATCAACACATATATACGGTCAACTATGACTCAAGACCGTTTTTCCTCACTGGCAATACTAAATATTGAAAgagatatttcaaataatattgattctaatgatatattaaatatctattcaaAAACTAATAGACGCTTGGAATTAtag